The DNA region AATCCAGCATTAAAATTGGCAGGAGATAGCGTAGGAAGAAGTAATATTGAGAGTATTGAAAACCTTTGTAGGAGTTTTCCTAATAATAAGTTCATGGTTACTATGCTTTCTCGAGAGAATCAATATGAACTATGTGTAACTGCAAGAAAATTTAAGAATTTAATGATCTTTGGATGTTGGTGGTTTTTAAACACTCCCAGTCTTATTGAGGAAATAACTAAGATGAGAATTGAGCTTCTTGGTTTTTCTTTTATTCCTCAGCATTCTGATGCCAGGGTATTAGAACAGCTTATTTACAAGTGGAAGAATAGTAAAGAAATTATTAAGAAAGTGGTTTATGAGAAATATCTTGATTTGATAAAATCAGGTTGGATTTTAAAAGAAGAAGATATAGAGAGGGATCTCTCTCAACTTTTTAGAAGAAATTTTGAGGAATTTGTTCTTAAAAAAATATAAGTGATTTTATTGTGGGAGCTATTCTTGCAAGTATAGCAACTACTCTTCCAGAGATAAGTGTCTCTATAATATCCTCTTTTCAGGGGAAAGGATCTTTAGCTTTAGGCAACGCCCTTGGGAGTGTTTTGTTTAATATTGCAGTTATTCTTGGAATTTCCTCCGTATTTAGACCCATAAAGGTAGATGATAAGGGTTGGAGAAATGCTTTATTCCTTCTCATTCTCTCTGGGATTTTAGGTTTAATGGCTTTGAATAAGTATTTATCAAGGTGGGAAGGCTTAGTACTAATAATCTTATATGGAATTTTCTTAAAACGGAGCATAGAAAAGGAAGAAATTTATCACCAAGGGAAAGAAAGAAAAATTGTTTTAATGGATATTGCCTATGTATTTATCATGGGTGGAGTGGTAGTTTTAGGATCTAAATTTTTGGTAGATAGTGATGATTATTGGACTTACAATTGTGGCTTTTGGAACCTCCTTACCAGAATTTGCCAATACTCTTACCTCCATAAAGCTTTCTGCTCTAATAAATCCTATCTTAATGGAAAAGGAGTTTTTATACTTAGTACTACCTATAGTTCTATTGGTGTTTTTTTCTTTAACGGTCTCCCTAAAAAGGGATAATATTATTGGAAGGAAGACAGGATTAGTCTTTTTAATTTTATACTTGATGTTTTTTATGCTTAGCTTGAAGGGTTAAGAATTTAGCTTAAAGTTTTTTATTATTTCTTTAATTTTTTCATCTTCTGTCTCACTAATTATATTTAAAACACTATCTACGAAAACTCTAACTTCACTTTCTTCCGTTAGTTTTAATTTTTGGTAAACGTAGATCCAATTTTCTGAATAATCATTAACAATCTTTTCTAACACATATTTTGTATCTTGAGCACTTTCCTCTAAAAGTTCAGATATTTTTTCATATATCTCCTGATAAAATTTTTTGCTTTTATATTCCTTCTTAATTTTGTCCCACAATTTCCCAAAATTATATATTATTTTTAACTTTTTGTCTTCAATTAGAGATATTATTTTGCCATTTTCTAAAAGAGTACCTAACAGTAGAATAGTTCTTTCTTTTCCCCAAATAGGATATTCAAGTATTTCTGATATATTAGCAGTTCCATCTAAGTACCATGAGAGTATTTCTTCTTCAAAGAATTTTTTCTCCCCTATATAAATAAATGGGTCTTTTTGTTTTTCTTCTATTAATAATTTGTATCTTTCAACATTGGCATTATTTAAGTATTTGTCTATAGATGTTTTTCCTAAGGAATATAAATGATCTATACACTCACTGACAAATTGTTTTACAGCAGAAGGAGAAAACTCGTTTAAATTATTAAAAATATCATTCCAGTTAATTTTTTCTGAGGTGGTTATATCTTCATAGATTTTTTGCACATCCTCTTGGGTTGGTCCATTTTCTTCTTTAAGGTATTGATAGAAATAGAGAGGAGATAATGTGGGAGGAAATACTAAATCCTCAAAAATGTTTTTTAGTTTTGATTTATGGTTGTCTAAAATTTTTCTAAAATGAGTCTTAAATTGTCTCTCACTTATACCTAATTTAGAGTACTCTTCTAATAGATAATTCCATGTCCTCCAAAAAATATAGAACCAGAAAATGTTAGGGTCATTATTTATTTTTATTAGCTTTTTGTTTTTTAAAAGGTCTTTTATAATGTTTAGGGCTTTAATTTTAGAAAGATTTGTTTCGTCTATAACATCCTTGACATATTTTTTTCCATCAAAAAGATTTATCAAAGTTTCTTCCTCTTTAGATAAATTTTGGGGATTTATAGGTATAAGGATGAGATTTGCAAAATAATGGTATTCATCTAAATTTTTGTCAGTTGTGAGTAAAATTTCTAATGGATCTAAATTGATGGAGAGCTTAGGTGGGTTAGTGTCGGGTATGAATGTAA from Dictyoglomus turgidum DSM 6724 includes:
- a CDS encoding DUF4388 domain-containing protein: MSLKGDLESIPLWEVFQLISSGKKNGKFQIDYKDNYGEIYFKDGRIVYAKTNTLEHIDAIVDILLWSKGTFTFIPDTNPPKLSINLDPLEILLTTDKNLDEYHYFANLILIPINPQNLSKEEETLINLFDGKKYVKDVIDETNLSKIKALNIIKDLLKNKKLIKINNDPNIFWFYIFWRTWNYLLEEYSKLGISERQFKTHFRKILDNHKSKLKNIFEDLVFPPTLSPLYFYQYLKEENGPTQEDVQKIYEDITTSEKINWNDIFNNLNEFSPSAVKQFVSECIDHLYSLGKTSIDKYLNNANVERYKLLIEEKQKDPFIYIGEKKFFEEEILSWYLDGTANISEILEYPIWGKERTILLLGTLLENGKIISLIEDKKLKIIYNFGKLWDKIKKEYKSKKFYQEIYEKISELLEESAQDTKYVLEKIVNDYSENWIYVYQKLKLTEESEVRVFVDSVLNIISETEDEKIKEIIKNFKLNS
- a CDS encoding sodium:calcium antiporter, whose product is MGAILASIATTLPEISVSIISSFQGKGSLALGNALGSVLFNIAVILGISSVFRPIKVDDKGWRNALFLLILSGILGLMALNKYLSRWEGLVLIILYGIFLKRSIEKEEIYHQGKERKIVLMDIAYVFIMGGVVVLGSKFLVDSDDYWTYNCGFWNLLTRICQYSYLHKAFCSNKSYLNGKGVFILSTTYSSIGVFFFNGLPKKG